The following coding sequences are from one Ursus arctos isolate Adak ecotype North America unplaced genomic scaffold, UrsArc2.0 scaffold_23, whole genome shotgun sequence window:
- the LOC113246422 gene encoding olfactory receptor 5B2-like, translating to MDNSTEGTQFILLGLTDAPELQIPLFIMFTLIYLINVVGNLGMMALILLDSRLHTPMYFFLSNLSLVDVGYSTAVTPKVMAGLLIGDKVISYNACAAQMFFFVAFATVENYLLASMAYDRYAAVCKPLHYTTIMTTGVCARLAIGSYVCGFLNASFHVGDIFSLSLCNSNLIHHFFCDVPAVMALSCSGKHISEVALVFMSSFNALFALLVILISYLFIFITILKMQSAQGHQKALSTCASHLSAVSIFYGTVIFMYLQPSSSHSMDTDKMAAVFYSMVIPTLNPVVYSLRNKEVKCAFKKVVEKANFSIGLAI from the coding sequence ATGGATAACAGCACAGAAGGGACACAGTTCATCCTGCTGGGACTAACCGATGCCCCAGAGCTGCAGATCCCCCTTTTTATCATGTTCACCCTCATTTACCTCATCAATGTGGTTGGGAACCTGGGCATGATGGCGCTGATTCTCCTGGACTCCCGTCTCCacacgcccatgtacttcttcctcagtaACCTGTCTCTGGTGGACGTTGGTTACTCCACAGCTGTCACTCCCAAGGTCATGGCTGGATTACTTATAGGAGACAAGGTCATCTCCTACAATGCATGTGCTGCTCAGATGTTCTTTTTTGTAGCCTTTGCCACTGTGGAAAATTACCTCTTAGCCtcaatggcctatgaccgctacgcGGCCGTGTGCAAACCCCTCCATTACACCACCATCATGACAACAGGTGTGTGTGCTCGTCTGGCCATAGGCTCCTATGTCTGTGGCTTCCTGAATGCCTCCTTCCATGTTGGAGACATATTCAGTCTGTCTTTATGTAATTCCAATCTGATCCATCACTTTTTCTGTGATGTTCCAGCAGTCAtggctctctcttgctctggTAAACACATTAGTGAGGTGGCTCTTGTTTTTATGTCAAGCTTTAATGCCCTTTTTGCTCTTCTGGTTATATTGATTTCCTACCTATTCATATTTATAACCATCTTGAAGATGCAGTCAGCTCAAGGGCACCAAAAGGCTTTATCCACCTGTGCTTCTCACCTCTCTGCAGTGTCCATCTTCTATGGGACAGTCATCTTCATGTATTTACAGCCCAGCTCCAGCCACTCCATGGACACAGACAAAATGGCAGCTGTGTTTTATTCTATGGTTATACCCACGCTGAATCCTGTGGTCTATAGCCTGAGGAACAAAGAGGTCAAGTGTGCATTCAAGAAGGTGGTGGAAAAGGCAAACTTTTCTATAGGATTAGCAATTTAA